ATGGCCTTCACGCGGGCGGCGAGCGCCTTGTTGGCGCGGCCCATCACGGCGTTCTGCTCGTGGATCATCGAGGGAATGCCCATGCCGGTGGCGGCGAGAAGCGGCGGCAGGGTCGGGTAACCGCCGAAGCCGACGACGACCTTCGGCTTCAGCCGCGCCATCAGCTTTCGCGCGGCACGGATGCCCTTCCAGAGCGTCAGGAGCGACTTGGCGACGCTGAACGGATTCTTGGAACCGATGGTCGCCGAGGGAACGATATGGATTTCGTCCGCCGGGAACTTGCCGGCGAAACGCTCGGCGCGGCTGTCGGTGACGAGATGCACCGACCAGCCGCCGGCCTTCAGCTCATGCGCAAGCGCCTCTGCGGGAAAGAGATGGCCGCCGGTACCACCGGCGGCGAGAAGAACGATGCCTTTGGTCATGCAAAACCCTTATTCAGCGGGCGCCACGATGCCGCCGCGGAAGAGGCTGCGCTCGGAGGCACGCTTTTCCGGCCGGTGGCGGGTCAGCGCCAGGACGAAGCCGGCCGTCACGCAGATCGCGATCATCGACGAGCCGCCGTAGGAGATCAGCGGCAGCGTCATGCCCTTGGCCGGCAGCAACTCGAGATTCACGCCGATATTGATCATAGACTGGATGCCGAGCTGCAACACGAGACCGGCCACGGCGAAGCGCGTGAAATCGTTGCGCTCCTTGAAGGCGTGGTTAAGGCCGCGCATCACCACGAAGGCGAAGATCAGCACGATGACCATGCAGAAGATGATGCCGAACTCTTCCGCCGCGACGGAGAAGATGAAGTCGGTATGGCTGTCCGGAATGATGCGCTTGACGGTGCCCTCACCCGGTCCCTGGCCGAACCAGTCGCCACGAATGATGGCCTCGCGCGCCGTATCCATCTGGAACGTATCGCCCTCGCCGGTCATGAACTTGTCGATACGCGCCGCCACGTGCGGCAGGAACGTGTAGGCCGTCAGCAGGCCGCCGACGCCCGCGCCGCCGAGGATGATGATCCACAGCCACGGCATGCCGGCCATGAAGAACATGCCGCCCCACACGGCGGCCGTCAGGATCGTCTGGCCAAGGTCGGGCTGGGCGACGAGCAGCGCCGCGACGATGCCGAAAAGGATGATGGCGAAGAGATTTCCGGGGATTTCGGGCTGGCGGGCATGCTCGGCGAAGAGCCAGGCGCAGATGACCACGAAGGCCGGCTTCATGAATTCGGACGGCTGGATGGAGAAGCTGCCGATGGAGATCCAGCGCCGCGAGCCCTTGACCTCGACGCCGAAGAACAGCGCCAGCACCATGGCGGCGAGCGAGACGACGAGCAGGATCACCGCCGCCCGGCGCACCTGCCGGGGCGACAGGAACGAGATGCCGAACATGACGGCGATGGCCGGCAACAGGAACATCGCGTGTCGCTTGACGAAGTGGAAGCTGTCCAGCCCCAGACGCTCGGCCACCGCCGGGCTTGCCGCGAAGGACAGCATGAAGCCGAGACCCATCAGCAGGATGAAGGCCGCGAGGAAGAACCGGTCTATCGTCCAGAACCAGTCCGCCAATGCACCACGTTCGGCACGACTAACCATGTCTCTATTCCTCGTCTAAACTTCCACCAGCATGGACACGCCCGGCAACGCCGCCACGTGTTTCACGAAGGCGTCGCCCCTGACTTCAAAATTCTTGTACTGGTCGAAGCTTGCGCAAGCCGGGGACAGGAGAACGGCGACAGGGCCGCTGCCATCCTTGCCGGCATCCGCCGCCGCATCCTCCACGGCGCGCTCCAGCGTGACCGATATTTCGTGCGGAACCGCCCCGCCGAGCGTTTCGGCGAAGGCCGGCGCGGCCTCGCCGATCAGATAGGCCTTGGCGATCTTCGGGAAGAAGCCGTCGAGGGTGGAGATGCCCCCCTCCTTCGGCACGCCGCCGGCGATCCAGTAGATGCGTTCGAAGCTAGAAAGCGCCGGCGCCGCCGCATCGGCGTTCGTTGCCTTGGAATCGTTGACGAAGAGCGTGTCGCCCTTGCGTCCGACCGGCTGCATGCGGTGCTTGAGGCCGGGGAACGATGCAAGGCCGGCGCGGATCTCATCCTCATTGAGGCCGACCGCAAGGCAGGCGGCGACGGCAGCCGCCGCGTTCT
This DNA window, taken from Shinella zoogloeoides, encodes the following:
- the ftsW gene encoding putative lipid II flippase FtsW, whose protein sequence is MVSRAERGALADWFWTIDRFFLAAFILLMGLGFMLSFAASPAVAERLGLDSFHFVKRHAMFLLPAIAVMFGISFLSPRQVRRAAVILLVVSLAAMVLALFFGVEVKGSRRWISIGSFSIQPSEFMKPAFVVICAWLFAEHARQPEIPGNLFAIILFGIVAALLVAQPDLGQTILTAAVWGGMFFMAGMPWLWIIILGGAGVGGLLTAYTFLPHVAARIDKFMTGEGDTFQMDTAREAIIRGDWFGQGPGEGTVKRIIPDSHTDFIFSVAAEEFGIIFCMVIVLIFAFVVMRGLNHAFKERNDFTRFAVAGLVLQLGIQSMINIGVNLELLPAKGMTLPLISYGGSSMIAICVTAGFVLALTRHRPEKRASERSLFRGGIVAPAE